The segment ACTTTACTTAACAACAAACGCGAGCTTTCTCCAGCCACTATTGAAGCTGTAAAGAAGCTTGAAAATAAAGTGCCATTCGTGTTGATTTCTGCCAGAATGCCTGCTGCCATGCGCCATCTGCAGGAAGAACTAAATATATCCTCATTACCAATAATCTGTTACAATGGAGGATTAATTCTCGCAGATAATGAAGTAATGAGTACAACGGAAATTCCGCTGGAAATAGTTGAAAAACTTAGCAATTGGAACCCTTTTAACTGTCATCTCAGTCTCTACCATAAAGATGAATGGTACGTTCCTCAAGTGGACCAATGGACCGACCGGGAAGTAAACAACACCAAAGTCGAACCGCAGGTAAAAAAGAATTATGAGGTTATAAAAAAGTGGAAAAAAGAAAACAAGGGGGCTCATAAAATTATGGCAATGGGTGAAGTCTCTCATATTGATGAAATAAGAGATTATCTTGAAGAGCAATTTCCCGGACAGTTACACCTATACAGATCTAAAGATACTTATCTTGAGATTGCACCTAAATCTATTTCCAAATTCACTGCTATAGAGCTGCTGTTAAAGGAATTTTATAAACTCACGCCCCAGGACGCAGTTGCTATTGGTGATAATTACAATGACGTAGAAATGCTGAAAAATGTAGGATATGGAGTAGCGGTAGGTAATGCACGAGAAGAATGTAAAGAAGTGGCTCAAACCGTATGCGAAAAAAGTATTGAAGACGGTGTAGCAAAGGTTCTGGCAAAAATATTTCAGCATTAAATCACTTTTCAACACCACCTAAACTTAACTATAGTTTAAGAAAAATTGTAATTTGGCGGCCAAACTTAATTGAGTTATGGAAAACGGCCCTTTGTTCACCAATGATGCCATTGTTTTAGGAATTTTAATGATAGCCCTGGGCTTCGTTTTTTATACTTCCTCTAAGGAGGAAGGTTTCTGGAAAAAGTTTTATTCGGTAGTACCTGCACTTCTCATGTGCTATCTCATCCCTGCAATTTTCAACTCCCTGGGGATAATTTCCGATTCTGTTTCTCAGTTGTACTATATTGCCAGTAGATTTTTACTTCCTGCTTCATTGGTGCTCATGACTTTAAGCATTGACTTAAAGGCCATATTCAATTTGGGACCAAAAGCTCTTATTATGTTCTTTACAGGTACTTTGGGTATTATAATAGGTGGACCTTTGGCTATCCTCATTATTTCTGTGTTTTCTCCTGAAACTGTGGGTGGTGTAGGTCCTGATGCCGTTTGGAGAGGCCTTTCCACACTTGCTTAAGCAGCTGGATTGGTGGCGGTGCTAACCAGGCAGCTATGCTTGAAATCTACGAGTACAATCCTAATCTTTATGGAGGAATGGTTCTGGTAGATATAGTCGTTGCCAATTTGTGGATGGCGATAATTCTATTCGGAATTGGAAGAAATGAAAAAATAGATAAATGGTTAAAAGCTGACGACTCAGCAATAACAACACTTAAAAATAAAGTAGCCTCCTATGCTGAAAGTGTTACCCGAAATCCCTCTCTGGCAG is part of the Antarcticibacterium sp. 1MA-6-2 genome and harbors:
- a CDS encoding HAD family hydrolase; this encodes MNYKIVFSDIDGTLLNNKRELSPATIEAVKKLENKVPFVLISARMPAAMRHLQEELNISSLPIICYNGGLILADNEVMSTTEIPLEIVEKLSNWNPFNCHLSLYHKDEWYVPQVDQWTDREVNNTKVEPQVKKNYEVIKKWKKENKGAHKIMAMGEVSHIDEIRDYLEEQFPGQLHLYRSKDTYLEIAPKSISKFTAIELLLKEFYKLTPQDAVAIGDNYNDVEMLKNVGYGVAVGNAREECKEVAQTVCEKSIEDGVAKVLAKIFQH